Proteins from a single region of Pungitius pungitius chromosome 4, fPunPun2.1, whole genome shotgun sequence:
- the tjp1a gene encoding tight junction protein ZO-1 isoform X3, which produces MKYQKYITVMQMAMGVTASNKDCLPTKRQLWVTPQDGDTSPSGDPGCSDRATGASGGAMAMPATSTLSLPVSQGKPSLRRIKGRIHRSKSLDSMDLLDSNSAAMEETVIWEQHTVTLHRAAGFGFGIAISGGRDNPHFQSGETSIVISDVLKGGPAEGLLQENDRVVMVNAVSMDNVEHAYAVQQLRKSGKNAKITIRRKRKVQIPVSRPGDRETMSEHEEEETDEEDGYDHGSQSAYAGASGGGTGTSRRQGRERSSSGKRDRSASRDRSISPRSDRRSQASSAAPRPAKVTLVKSRKNEVEYGLRLASHIFVKDISPESLADRDGNIQEGDVVLKINGTVTENLSLIDAKKLIERSKGKLKMVVQRDERATLLNIPDVDDSVPSANNSDRDDISEIHSLTSDHSNRSPGRGSRSRSPDRPEPSDLLRNSPRQISNGSHRSRDEERASKPGLMSTPVKSSDDVILSHASDLASSRDDKLLPPLPEPKPVYAQPGQPDVDLPVSPSDAPVPSAVHDESILRPSMKLVKFKKGESVGLRLAGGNDVGIFVAGVLEDSPAAREGLEEGDQILRVNNVDFANIIREEAVLFLLDLPKGEEVTILAQKKKDVYRRIVESDVGDSFYIRTHFEYEKESPYGLSFNKGEVFRVVDTLYNGKLGSWLAIRIGKNHQEVERGIIPNKNRAEQLSSVQYTLPKTPGGDRADFWRFRGLRSSKRNLRKSREDLSAQPVQTKFPAYERVVLREAGFLRPVVLFGPIADVAREKLAREEPDVFELARSEPRDAGTDQKSSGIIRLHTIKQIIDRDKHAVLDITPNAVDRLNYAQWYPIVVFLNPDTKQGVKTMRTRLCPESRKSARKLFDRALKLRKNNHHLFTTTINLNNMNDGWFGALKESIQQQQNQLVWVSEGKADGAAEDDLDIHDDRLSYLSAPGSEYSMYSTDSRHTSDYEDTDTEGGAYTDQELDETLNDDVGPPAEPAITRSSEPVREDPPVIQEPPGYAIYQHTVQPDPLNRIDPAGFKAPVPQQKAEAAAVPSVPKQPEPLADTGPPAVDVTVKTVGGLSPDEAPAAPHSQPSPNPEAGSLRRPTTELAPQSVTPEPLQSGLASSEPKMFQKDPYSVENIGRIGHSMKPVTYNSQQGFHPDQPPYRDYDHPPSRYDVSSSGVGSGGGYPQPKHRNYDPNPPYENSVPHYDQQQWNPYNQPHSTANSQGYDPPVPYSDGPDSQYTPPLRYDEPPPQQGFDGRPRYGKPTGPGPVRYDDPPQPAPGPDMHYNQDPHLSAYPSAGHSPDPAAQRPSYNQGQTPQQKSYNPRQYDTVPVNSDPGPAPSHKADAPSSSPAEAPKSFPARDEHHEDPAMQPQSVLTRVKMFENKRSVSVDRARDAGDSSGNKAADLPLKAGGIMPKANSLSNLDQEKAFKAPGPQQPPSMVADDIVRSNHYNPDEDEDYYRKQLSYFDRLQAGPNKLQAQAPAANHYPRTESVEKSIPVEKKYEPVSQVTPSLLPPVLPKPTPEAKPPGRDDNVHNNFLPHKSFPEKSPVNGTSEHPPKTAPPANSYNRYTPKPYTTSAKPFARMFDTPKFNHNLLPNEKLDAAPKGQSSSPVKPQISLQPQNTDPDSGLDTFTRTLEHRSKHQLNNIHAVPKAIPVSPSALDDDEDEDEGHTVVATARGVFNSNGGVLSSIETGVSIIIPQGAIPDGVEQEIYFKVCRDNSILPPLDKEKGETLLSPLVMCGPHGLKFLKPVELRLPHCASMTPDGWSFALKSSDSSSGDPKSWQNKSLPGDPNYLVGANCVSVLIDHF; this is translated from the exons AGTGCAGCGATGGAGGAAACGGTCATATGGGAACAGCACACAGTGACCCTTCACAGA GCTGCAGGATTTGGGTTTGGTATTGCCATCTCAGGTGGGCGAGACAACCCTCATTTCCAGAGTGGAGAGACCTCCATTGTCATATCTGATGTGCTGAAAGGAGGTCCTGCAGAGGGATTGTTGCA agAAAATGACCGAGTGGTGATGGTAAATGCCGTCTCTATGGACAACGTAGAGCATGCCTACGCGGTACAGCAGCTCAGAAAGAGTggcaaaaatgcaaaaata ACCATTCGGCGTAAGAGGAAAGTGCAGATCCCTGTTTCTCGACCCGGAGACAGGGAGACGATGTCcgagcacgaggaggaggaaactgATGAGGAGGATGGCTATGACCATGGTAGCCAAAGTGCCTATGCAGGAGCAAGCGGCGGCGGCACTGGTACCAGCAGGCGTCAGGGCCGCGAGCGCAGTAGCAGCGGCAAGAGAGATCGTAGTGCCTCGCGGGACAGGAGCATCTCGCCGCGCTCCGACCGCCGGTCACAAGCATCCTCTGCTGCGCCGAGGCCTGCTAAGGTGACCCTGGTCAAGTCCCGCAAGAATGAAG TAGAATACGGTCTGCGATTGGCCAGCCACATCTTTGTGAAGGACATCTCTCCAGAGAGCCTTGCTGACCGAGATGGAAACATCCAAGAGGGAGACGTTGTACTTAAG ATCAATGGCACGGTCACGGAGAACCTATCACTAATAGATGCCAAGAAACTGATTGAGAGGTCGAAGGGCAAGTTAAAGATGGTGGTGCAGAGAGATGAGCGAGCCACGCTGCTCAACATTCCCGACGTCGACGACAGCGTCCCGTCAGCCAACAACTCCGACCGAGACG ACATTTCAGAAATACATTCTCTCACTTCGGACCATTCCAATCGATCCCCCGGGCGAGGTAGTCGATCGCGTTCGCCCGACAGGCCTGAACCATCAGACCTTCTCCGTAACTCACCTCGACAGATCAGCAACGGCAG CCATCGAAGTCGAGATGAGGAACGCGCATCCAAACCAGGGCTCATGTCCACTCCAGTTAAAAGCTCTGATGACGTCATCTTGTCACACGCCAGCGACCTGGCCAGTTCCAGAGATGACAAACTGTTGCCCCCGCTGCCTG aaCCAAAGCCTGTTTATGCGCAGCCTGGTCAGCCCGACGTGGATCTGCCCGTCAGCCCCTCAGACGCCCCTGTGCCCAGCGCTGTTCATGATGAAAGCATCCTCAG GCCGAGTATGAAGCTGGTCAAGTTCAAGAAGGGAGAGAGTGTCGGTCTGCGGTTAGCAGGAGGGAACGACGTGGGGATTTTTGTGGCAGGTGTTTTGGAGGACAGTCCTGCAGCCAGGGAAGGGCTGGAGGAGGGAGACCAGATTCTCAGG GTGAACAATGTGGACTTTGCAAACATCATCCGGGAGGAGGCTGTGCTGTTTCTGCTGGATCTCCCAAAAGGAGAAGAAGTTACTATTTTggcccaaaagaaaaaagatg tATATCGGAGGATAGTGGAATCAGATGTAGGTGACTCCTTCTACATCCGGACGcattttgaatatgaaaagGAGTCACCGTACGGGCTGAGCTTTAACAAGGGCGAAGTGTTTCGTGTAGTAGACACACTCTACAACGGCAAATTAGGCTCCTGGCTCGCTATCCGTATCGGCAAGAACCATCAGGAAGTAGAAAGGGGCATCATACCCAACAAGAACAG AGCTGAGCAGCTATCCAGCGTGCAGTACACCCTCCCCAAAACACCAGGGGGCGACAGAGCAGACTTCTGGAGATTCCGAGGATTGCGAAGCTCCAAGAGAAATTTGCGTAAGAGCAGGGAAGACCTGTCTGCCCAACCAGTTCAGACCAAGTTCCCTGCTTACGAGAGGGTGGTGCTGAGAGAAG CTGGGTTCCTGAGGCCTGTGGTTCTCTTTGGGCCGATAGCAGACGTGGCCAGAGAGAAACTGGCCAGGGAGGAGCCAGATGTTTTTGAACTAGCAA GAAGTGAGCCCAGGGACGCTGGAACCGACCAGAAGAGCTCCGGCATCATTCGCCTGCACACCATCAAACAGATCATTGACCGG GACAAGCATGCAGTGCTGGACATCACCCCTAATGCAGTTGACCGTCTAAACTACGCTCAGTGGTATCCAATCGTGGTGTTTCTCAACCCAGACACAAAGCAGGGTGTGAAGACGATGAGGACCCGCCTTTGCCCTGAGTCTAGAAAGAGTGCCAGGAAGCTTTTTGACCGAGCCCTCAAATTAAGGAAGAACAACCACCACCTCTTCACCA CGACCATTAACTTAAACAACATGAACGATGGCTGGTTTGGCGCACTGAAGGAATcgatccagcagcagcagaaccagcTTGTGTGGGTTTCTGAGGGAAAG GCTGACGGGGCAGCCGAGGACGACCTGGACATCCACGACGACCGCCTGTCTTACCTGTCGGCGCCGGGCAGCGAGTATTCCATGTACAGCACCGACAGCCGCCACACCTCCGACTACGAGGACACGGATACGGAGGGCGGAGCCTACACCGACCAGGAGCTGGACGAGACCCTGAACGACGACGTGGGTCCTCCTGCAGAGCCCGCCATCACCCGCTCCTCGGAGCCGGTTCGCGAGGACCCGCCTGTCATCCAGGAGCCCCCTGGCTACGCCATCTACCAGCACACAGTCCAGCCGGACCCCCTGAACCGCATCGACCCGGCTGGATTCAAGGCACCAGTTCCGCAGCAG AAAGCAGAGGCTGCTGCCGTCCCTAGCGTCCCCAAGCAGCCTGAGCCCCTGGCTGACACAGGGCCCCCCGCTGTCGACGTTACTGTAAAAACTGTAGGGGGTCTGAGCCCTGACGaggctcctgcagctcctcacaGCCAGCCAAGCCCCAACCCAGAGGCTGGCTCTCTTAGGAGGCCCACCACTGAGCTAGCTCCTCAGAGCGTCACACCAGAACCTCTACAATCTGGACTGGCCAGTTCAGAACCAAAG ATGTTTCAGAAGGATCCATACAGCGTGGAAAACATAGGGAGAATCGGTCACAGCATGAAGCCTGTGACCTACAACTCTCAGCAGGGATTTCACCCCGACCAGCCGCCATACAGAGATTACGACCACCCGCCCAGTCGGTATGATGTCAGCAGCAGCGGAGTCGGCAGCGGAGGTGGTTACCCGCAACCAAAGCACAGGAACTATGACCCCAACCCGCCCTACGAGAACAGTGTGCCTCATTACGACCAGCAACAGTGGAACCCTTACAACCAGCCGCACTCAACTGCCAACTCCCAGGGGTACGACCCCCCCGTACCGTACAGTGACGGCCCCGACTCCCAGtacacccctcccctccgctaCGACGAGCCTCCGCCTCAGCAGGGATTCGACGGGCGGCCTCGCTACGGTAAACCAACAGGTCCGGGTCCTGTCCGCTACGATGATCCTCCGCAGCCAGCACCGGGGCCCGACATGCACTACAACCAGGATCCTCACCTGAGCGCGTACCCTTCAGCAGGCCACTCCCCAGACCCGGCCGCCCAGCGGCCTTCGTACAACCAGGGACAGACGCCGCAACAAAAGAGCTACAACCCTCGGCAGTATGACACTGTTCCTGTGAACTCTGACCCAGGCCCGGCACCCTCTCACAAAGCAGACGCCCCGTCATCGTCTCCCGCGGAGGCTCCCAAGTCTTTCCCCGCCAGAGATGAGCACCATGAGGACCCCGCCATGCAGCCACAGTCGGTTCTGACCAGGGTGAAGATGTTTGAGAACAAACGCTCTGTGTCTGTGGACAGAGCCAGAGATGCAGGGGATTCATCTGGGAACAAG GCAGCGGATTTACCTTTGAAAGCAGGCGGAATAATGCCCAAAGCAAATTCTCTGAGCAACCTGGATCAGGAGAAGGCCTTCAA AGCCCCAGGGCCTCAGCAGCCTCCGTCCATGGTAGCTGATGACATTGTGCGCTCCAACCATTACAACCCTGATGAGGACGAGGACTACTACAGGAAACAGCTGTCTTACTTTGACAGGCTCCAGGCCGGTCCTAACAAACTCCAGGCACAAGCACCAGCAGCTAACCACTACCCCAG GACTGAGTCAGTGGAGAAATCCATTCCAGTGGAGAAGAAATATGAGCCTGTATCCCAGGTGACGCCTTCTCTGCTGCCACCTGTACTTCCCAAACCCACACCCGAAG CCAAACCTCCTGGCCGAGACGACAATGTCCACAACAACTTCCTGCCTCACAAGAGTTTCCCTGAGAAGTCTCCGGTTAACGGCACTAGCGAGCATCCTCCAAAAACGGCTCCACCTGCAAACAGCTACAACCGCTACACGCCCAAGCCCTACACCACGTCAGCCAAGCCTTTTGCACGCATGTTCGACACACCCAAATTCAACCACAACCTTTTGCCCAATGAAAAGCTGGACGCTGCTCCAAAG GGCCAGAGTTCCAGCCCAGTGAAGCCTCAGATATCCCTGCAGCCCCAGAACACAGACCCTGACAGTGGCCTGGACACCTTCACACGCACTTTGGAGCACCGCTCCAAGCACCAGCTCAACAACATCCACGCTGTGCCCAAAGCCATCCCAGTGAG TCCTAGCGCcctggatgatgatgaggatgaagatgagggcCACACAGTGGTTGCCACGGCTCGAGGTGTCTTCAACTCCAATGGTGGCGTCCTGAGCTCCATCGAGACAGGCGTCAGCATCATCATCCCACAGGGGGCCATCCCCGACGGCGTGGAGCAGGAGATCTACTTCAAGGTCTGCAGAGACAACAGCATCCTTCCGCCACTCGACAAGGAGAAAG GAGAGACTCTGCTCAGCCCTCTGGTGATGTGTGGACCTCATGGCCTCAAGTTTTTGAAGCCTGTGGAGCTGCGTTTACCTCACTGTGCGTCTATGACCCCTGATGGTTGGTCTTTTGCTCTAAAATCCTCCGACTCCTCGTCGG GTGACCCAAAAAGCTGGCAGAACAAGTCTCTCCCCGGAGACCCCAACTACCTGGTGGGAGCCAACTGTGTTTCTGTGCTCATCGACCACTTTTAA
- the tjp1a gene encoding tight junction protein ZO-1 isoform X1: MKYQKYITVMQMAMGVTASNKDCLPTKRQLWVTPQDGDTSPSGDPGCSDRATGASGGAMAMPATSTLSLPVSQGKPSLRRIKGRIHRSKSLDSMDLLDSNSAAMEETVIWEQHTVTLHRAAGFGFGIAISGGRDNPHFQSGETSIVISDVLKGGPAEGLLQENDRVVMVNAVSMDNVEHAYAVQQLRKSGKNAKITIRRKRKVQIPVSRPGDRETMSEHEEEETDEEDGYDHGSQSAYAGASGGGTGTSRRQGRERSSSGKRDRSASRDRSISPRSDRRSQASSAAPRPAKVTLVKSRKNEVEYGLRLASHIFVKDISPESLADRDGNIQEGDVVLKINGTVTENLSLIDAKKLIERSKGKLKMVVQRDERATLLNIPDVDDSVPSANNSDRDDISEIHSLTSDHSNRSPGRGSRSRSPDRPEPSDLLRNSPRQISNGSHRSRDEERASKPGLMSTPVKSSDDVILSHASDLASSRDDKLLPPLPEPKPVYAQPGQPDVDLPVSPSDAPVPSAVHDESILRPSMKLVKFKKGESVGLRLAGGNDVGIFVAGVLEDSPAAREGLEEGDQILRVNNVDFANIIREEAVLFLLDLPKGEEVTILAQKKKDVYRRIVESDVGDSFYIRTHFEYEKESPYGLSFNKGEVFRVVDTLYNGKLGSWLAIRIGKNHQEVERGIIPNKNRAEQLSSVQYTLPKTPGGDRADFWRFRGLRSSKRNLRKSREDLSAQPVQTKFPAYERVVLREAGFLRPVVLFGPIADVAREKLAREEPDVFELAKTQQQQGGERSEPRDAGTDQKSSGIIRLHTIKQIIDRDKHAVLDITPNAVDRLNYAQWYPIVVFLNPDTKQGVKTMRTRLCPESRKSARKLFDRALKLRKNNHHLFTTTINLNNMNDGWFGALKESIQQQQNQLVWVSEGKADGAAEDDLDIHDDRLSYLSAPGSEYSMYSTDSRHTSDYEDTDTEGGAYTDQELDETLNDDVGPPAEPAITRSSEPVREDPPVIQEPPGYAIYQHTVQPDPLNRIDPAGFKAPVPQQKAEAAAVPSVPKQPEPLADTGPPAVDVTVKTVGGLSPDEAPAAPHSQPSPNPEAGSLRRPTTELAPQSVTPEPLQSGLASSEPKMFQKDPYSVENIGRIGHSMKPVTYNSQQGFHPDQPPYRDYDHPPSRYDVSSSGVGSGGGYPQPKHRNYDPNPPYENSVPHYDQQQWNPYNQPHSTANSQGYDPPVPYSDGPDSQYTPPLRYDEPPPQQGFDGRPRYGKPTGPGPVRYDDPPQPAPGPDMHYNQDPHLSAYPSAGHSPDPAAQRPSYNQGQTPQQKSYNPRQYDTVPVNSDPGPAPSHKADAPSSSPAEAPKSFPARDEHHEDPAMQPQSVLTRVKMFENKRSVSVDRARDAGDSSGNKAADLPLKAGGIMPKANSLSNLDQEKAFKAPGPQQPPSMVADDIVRSNHYNPDEDEDYYRKQLSYFDRLQAGPNKLQAQAPAANHYPRTESVEKSIPVEKKYEPVSQVTPSLLPPVLPKPTPEAKPPGRDDNVHNNFLPHKSFPEKSPVNGTSEHPPKTAPPANSYNRYTPKPYTTSAKPFARMFDTPKFNHNLLPNEKLDAAPKGQSSSPVKPQISLQPQNTDPDSGLDTFTRTLEHRSKHQLNNIHAVPKAIPVSPSALDDDEDEDEGHTVVATARGVFNSNGGVLSSIETGVSIIIPQGAIPDGVEQEIYFKVCRDNSILPPLDKEKGETLLSPLVMCGPHGLKFLKPVELRLPHCASMTPDGWSFALKSSDSSSGDPKSWQNKSLPGDPNYLVGANCVSVLIDHF; this comes from the exons AGTGCAGCGATGGAGGAAACGGTCATATGGGAACAGCACACAGTGACCCTTCACAGA GCTGCAGGATTTGGGTTTGGTATTGCCATCTCAGGTGGGCGAGACAACCCTCATTTCCAGAGTGGAGAGACCTCCATTGTCATATCTGATGTGCTGAAAGGAGGTCCTGCAGAGGGATTGTTGCA agAAAATGACCGAGTGGTGATGGTAAATGCCGTCTCTATGGACAACGTAGAGCATGCCTACGCGGTACAGCAGCTCAGAAAGAGTggcaaaaatgcaaaaata ACCATTCGGCGTAAGAGGAAAGTGCAGATCCCTGTTTCTCGACCCGGAGACAGGGAGACGATGTCcgagcacgaggaggaggaaactgATGAGGAGGATGGCTATGACCATGGTAGCCAAAGTGCCTATGCAGGAGCAAGCGGCGGCGGCACTGGTACCAGCAGGCGTCAGGGCCGCGAGCGCAGTAGCAGCGGCAAGAGAGATCGTAGTGCCTCGCGGGACAGGAGCATCTCGCCGCGCTCCGACCGCCGGTCACAAGCATCCTCTGCTGCGCCGAGGCCTGCTAAGGTGACCCTGGTCAAGTCCCGCAAGAATGAAG TAGAATACGGTCTGCGATTGGCCAGCCACATCTTTGTGAAGGACATCTCTCCAGAGAGCCTTGCTGACCGAGATGGAAACATCCAAGAGGGAGACGTTGTACTTAAG ATCAATGGCACGGTCACGGAGAACCTATCACTAATAGATGCCAAGAAACTGATTGAGAGGTCGAAGGGCAAGTTAAAGATGGTGGTGCAGAGAGATGAGCGAGCCACGCTGCTCAACATTCCCGACGTCGACGACAGCGTCCCGTCAGCCAACAACTCCGACCGAGACG ACATTTCAGAAATACATTCTCTCACTTCGGACCATTCCAATCGATCCCCCGGGCGAGGTAGTCGATCGCGTTCGCCCGACAGGCCTGAACCATCAGACCTTCTCCGTAACTCACCTCGACAGATCAGCAACGGCAG CCATCGAAGTCGAGATGAGGAACGCGCATCCAAACCAGGGCTCATGTCCACTCCAGTTAAAAGCTCTGATGACGTCATCTTGTCACACGCCAGCGACCTGGCCAGTTCCAGAGATGACAAACTGTTGCCCCCGCTGCCTG aaCCAAAGCCTGTTTATGCGCAGCCTGGTCAGCCCGACGTGGATCTGCCCGTCAGCCCCTCAGACGCCCCTGTGCCCAGCGCTGTTCATGATGAAAGCATCCTCAG GCCGAGTATGAAGCTGGTCAAGTTCAAGAAGGGAGAGAGTGTCGGTCTGCGGTTAGCAGGAGGGAACGACGTGGGGATTTTTGTGGCAGGTGTTTTGGAGGACAGTCCTGCAGCCAGGGAAGGGCTGGAGGAGGGAGACCAGATTCTCAGG GTGAACAATGTGGACTTTGCAAACATCATCCGGGAGGAGGCTGTGCTGTTTCTGCTGGATCTCCCAAAAGGAGAAGAAGTTACTATTTTggcccaaaagaaaaaagatg tATATCGGAGGATAGTGGAATCAGATGTAGGTGACTCCTTCTACATCCGGACGcattttgaatatgaaaagGAGTCACCGTACGGGCTGAGCTTTAACAAGGGCGAAGTGTTTCGTGTAGTAGACACACTCTACAACGGCAAATTAGGCTCCTGGCTCGCTATCCGTATCGGCAAGAACCATCAGGAAGTAGAAAGGGGCATCATACCCAACAAGAACAG AGCTGAGCAGCTATCCAGCGTGCAGTACACCCTCCCCAAAACACCAGGGGGCGACAGAGCAGACTTCTGGAGATTCCGAGGATTGCGAAGCTCCAAGAGAAATTTGCGTAAGAGCAGGGAAGACCTGTCTGCCCAACCAGTTCAGACCAAGTTCCCTGCTTACGAGAGGGTGGTGCTGAGAGAAG CTGGGTTCCTGAGGCCTGTGGTTCTCTTTGGGCCGATAGCAGACGTGGCCAGAGAGAAACTGGCCAGGGAGGAGCCAGATGTTTTTGAACTAGCAA aaacACAGCAACAGCAAGGAGGGGAAA GAAGTGAGCCCAGGGACGCTGGAACCGACCAGAAGAGCTCCGGCATCATTCGCCTGCACACCATCAAACAGATCATTGACCGG GACAAGCATGCAGTGCTGGACATCACCCCTAATGCAGTTGACCGTCTAAACTACGCTCAGTGGTATCCAATCGTGGTGTTTCTCAACCCAGACACAAAGCAGGGTGTGAAGACGATGAGGACCCGCCTTTGCCCTGAGTCTAGAAAGAGTGCCAGGAAGCTTTTTGACCGAGCCCTCAAATTAAGGAAGAACAACCACCACCTCTTCACCA CGACCATTAACTTAAACAACATGAACGATGGCTGGTTTGGCGCACTGAAGGAATcgatccagcagcagcagaaccagcTTGTGTGGGTTTCTGAGGGAAAG GCTGACGGGGCAGCCGAGGACGACCTGGACATCCACGACGACCGCCTGTCTTACCTGTCGGCGCCGGGCAGCGAGTATTCCATGTACAGCACCGACAGCCGCCACACCTCCGACTACGAGGACACGGATACGGAGGGCGGAGCCTACACCGACCAGGAGCTGGACGAGACCCTGAACGACGACGTGGGTCCTCCTGCAGAGCCCGCCATCACCCGCTCCTCGGAGCCGGTTCGCGAGGACCCGCCTGTCATCCAGGAGCCCCCTGGCTACGCCATCTACCAGCACACAGTCCAGCCGGACCCCCTGAACCGCATCGACCCGGCTGGATTCAAGGCACCAGTTCCGCAGCAG AAAGCAGAGGCTGCTGCCGTCCCTAGCGTCCCCAAGCAGCCTGAGCCCCTGGCTGACACAGGGCCCCCCGCTGTCGACGTTACTGTAAAAACTGTAGGGGGTCTGAGCCCTGACGaggctcctgcagctcctcacaGCCAGCCAAGCCCCAACCCAGAGGCTGGCTCTCTTAGGAGGCCCACCACTGAGCTAGCTCCTCAGAGCGTCACACCAGAACCTCTACAATCTGGACTGGCCAGTTCAGAACCAAAG ATGTTTCAGAAGGATCCATACAGCGTGGAAAACATAGGGAGAATCGGTCACAGCATGAAGCCTGTGACCTACAACTCTCAGCAGGGATTTCACCCCGACCAGCCGCCATACAGAGATTACGACCACCCGCCCAGTCGGTATGATGTCAGCAGCAGCGGAGTCGGCAGCGGAGGTGGTTACCCGCAACCAAAGCACAGGAACTATGACCCCAACCCGCCCTACGAGAACAGTGTGCCTCATTACGACCAGCAACAGTGGAACCCTTACAACCAGCCGCACTCAACTGCCAACTCCCAGGGGTACGACCCCCCCGTACCGTACAGTGACGGCCCCGACTCCCAGtacacccctcccctccgctaCGACGAGCCTCCGCCTCAGCAGGGATTCGACGGGCGGCCTCGCTACGGTAAACCAACAGGTCCGGGTCCTGTCCGCTACGATGATCCTCCGCAGCCAGCACCGGGGCCCGACATGCACTACAACCAGGATCCTCACCTGAGCGCGTACCCTTCAGCAGGCCACTCCCCAGACCCGGCCGCCCAGCGGCCTTCGTACAACCAGGGACAGACGCCGCAACAAAAGAGCTACAACCCTCGGCAGTATGACACTGTTCCTGTGAACTCTGACCCAGGCCCGGCACCCTCTCACAAAGCAGACGCCCCGTCATCGTCTCCCGCGGAGGCTCCCAAGTCTTTCCCCGCCAGAGATGAGCACCATGAGGACCCCGCCATGCAGCCACAGTCGGTTCTGACCAGGGTGAAGATGTTTGAGAACAAACGCTCTGTGTCTGTGGACAGAGCCAGAGATGCAGGGGATTCATCTGGGAACAAG GCAGCGGATTTACCTTTGAAAGCAGGCGGAATAATGCCCAAAGCAAATTCTCTGAGCAACCTGGATCAGGAGAAGGCCTTCAA AGCCCCAGGGCCTCAGCAGCCTCCGTCCATGGTAGCTGATGACATTGTGCGCTCCAACCATTACAACCCTGATGAGGACGAGGACTACTACAGGAAACAGCTGTCTTACTTTGACAGGCTCCAGGCCGGTCCTAACAAACTCCAGGCACAAGCACCAGCAGCTAACCACTACCCCAG GACTGAGTCAGTGGAGAAATCCATTCCAGTGGAGAAGAAATATGAGCCTGTATCCCAGGTGACGCCTTCTCTGCTGCCACCTGTACTTCCCAAACCCACACCCGAAG CCAAACCTCCTGGCCGAGACGACAATGTCCACAACAACTTCCTGCCTCACAAGAGTTTCCCTGAGAAGTCTCCGGTTAACGGCACTAGCGAGCATCCTCCAAAAACGGCTCCACCTGCAAACAGCTACAACCGCTACACGCCCAAGCCCTACACCACGTCAGCCAAGCCTTTTGCACGCATGTTCGACACACCCAAATTCAACCACAACCTTTTGCCCAATGAAAAGCTGGACGCTGCTCCAAAG GGCCAGAGTTCCAGCCCAGTGAAGCCTCAGATATCCCTGCAGCCCCAGAACACAGACCCTGACAGTGGCCTGGACACCTTCACACGCACTTTGGAGCACCGCTCCAAGCACCAGCTCAACAACATCCACGCTGTGCCCAAAGCCATCCCAGTGAG TCCTAGCGCcctggatgatgatgaggatgaagatgagggcCACACAGTGGTTGCCACGGCTCGAGGTGTCTTCAACTCCAATGGTGGCGTCCTGAGCTCCATCGAGACAGGCGTCAGCATCATCATCCCACAGGGGGCCATCCCCGACGGCGTGGAGCAGGAGATCTACTTCAAGGTCTGCAGAGACAACAGCATCCTTCCGCCACTCGACAAGGAGAAAG GAGAGACTCTGCTCAGCCCTCTGGTGATGTGTGGACCTCATGGCCTCAAGTTTTTGAAGCCTGTGGAGCTGCGTTTACCTCACTGTGCGTCTATGACCCCTGATGGTTGGTCTTTTGCTCTAAAATCCTCCGACTCCTCGTCGG GTGACCCAAAAAGCTGGCAGAACAAGTCTCTCCCCGGAGACCCCAACTACCTGGTGGGAGCCAACTGTGTTTCTGTGCTCATCGACCACTTTTAA